From the genome of Pueribacillus theae, one region includes:
- a CDS encoding IS110 family RNA-guided transposase, with protein sequence MNYTQNQKISQITPSTLIIGIDIAKDKHVARAQDDRGIEFGKRLIFENRIHGFETLLEWVEKHQKENGKTHVIFGVEPTGHYWMNLAYFLTAKGFDFVLVNPMHVKKSKELDDNSPTKNDTKDAKVIAQLIKDGRYSIPNLLEGIYAELREGVKLRDQLARQRMITEGRIQNVIQRYFPEFFDVFGDWEGKAALSTLKMFPFPSQIVEMTPEEVLLKWKPFVQRGVGIKRATKLVETAKKSIGIQIGIQFAKREMDCLLEQYELYKKQLEQLDLELETLVETIPGAKEMTAIKGLGITTVALLFAEVGDITNYRHPQQLVNLAGLSLREHSSGKFKGQTKISKRGRSRLRRALYLAIRPLVAHNPTFKALHEYYTKRPENPLKKQQSLIALCSKLLRVFFVIGNKQCEFDGSKLLRGLPQIETLQAA encoded by the coding sequence ATGAATTATACGCAAAATCAAAAAATCTCGCAAATCACACCATCAACCTTAATTATTGGCATTGATATCGCGAAGGACAAACATGTCGCACGTGCACAAGATGACAGAGGAATCGAGTTTGGCAAGCGCCTGATCTTTGAAAACCGAATCCATGGTTTTGAAACCCTTTTAGAATGGGTTGAAAAACATCAAAAAGAAAATGGTAAGACCCATGTGATTTTTGGGGTCGAGCCAACAGGGCATTACTGGATGAATCTAGCCTATTTTCTAACCGCCAAAGGCTTTGACTTCGTACTCGTCAATCCTATGCATGTCAAGAAAAGCAAAGAGCTGGATGATAATTCTCCGACGAAAAACGATACAAAGGATGCCAAAGTCATCGCACAGCTGATTAAAGACGGGCGATACTCCATACCTAATCTCTTGGAAGGCATTTATGCAGAACTAAGGGAAGGCGTCAAACTAAGAGATCAACTCGCCCGACAGCGAATGATTACAGAAGGCCGTATCCAAAACGTTATTCAACGCTACTTTCCAGAGTTTTTCGATGTCTTCGGAGATTGGGAAGGAAAAGCAGCTTTATCTACGCTAAAAATGTTTCCATTTCCCTCACAAATTGTGGAAATGACACCCGAAGAAGTTTTACTGAAATGGAAGCCATTTGTGCAAAGGGGAGTAGGAATCAAACGAGCCACAAAGCTTGTTGAAACAGCGAAAAAAAGTATTGGCATTCAAATTGGCATCCAGTTTGCCAAGCGTGAAATGGATTGTCTTCTTGAGCAATATGAGCTTTATAAAAAGCAATTGGAACAGTTGGATCTGGAACTAGAAACATTGGTAGAAACCATACCAGGAGCCAAAGAAATGACGGCAATCAAAGGCTTAGGCATAACAACAGTGGCATTACTCTTTGCTGAAGTGGGTGACATCACAAATTACCGTCATCCCCAGCAGCTTGTAAACTTAGCAGGGCTTTCATTGCGCGAACATAGTTCAGGTAAATTCAAAGGACAAACCAAAATATCCAAGCGAGGACGAAGCCGTCTCAGAAGAGCCTTATATCTTGCGATACGTCCACTGGTTGCCCACAACCCAACCTTCAAAGCCCTGCATGAGTATTACACAAAGCGCCCTGAGAACCCACTGAAAAAACAACAGTCGCTTATCGCCTTGTGTAGTAAGTTATTACGTGTCTTTTTTGTCATTGGTAACAAACAATGTGAATTTGATGGTTCCAAGTTATTAAGAGGTTTACCTCAAATCGAAACATTACAGGCAGCTTAA